GTTCCGTAGATTCCCCCTGAGACAGCAGTGCCAGACTGGTGTCTTTACCTTCAGGCTGCTGTGTATAAGAACAGAACAGGGTTCCTGGAAGGTGTTACTGTGTCTGTCTGAATAATCACTCAATAAAATCTTCACAGCCAGCTAATCCTGAGTGATATTACATGTTGCTGACAATTGAAATATCCATATTCTGCTTAACTCTTTtgatcttgtctttacatacctCATTGCCATATAAATATATAGACATTCCTCTATACATTCTAAAGGTACTTTTTCATTTAATTATTtggaatatactgtatgttttggGATGAGATTAATAGAGGAATTTGAAGACATAGGGTTGTGAGTTTGTATTTTGTTGATATTAAAGTAAGCAtctcttgctgtctctgtctttatgtGCTCCAGGGGAGCTGCTGGATGGCCAGCGAGGACTGGTCCCCTCCAACTTTGTGGAGTTTGTACAAGACAAGGAGAAACCATCCATCCAGCCAGGGGACACAGGGGAGGACCTGGGCTCTCTGGACAATACCTCCCTTGGCCTAATGGGGGCCGATGGAGGGCCCCCTCAGGATGGGCTACTGGGCTCCACCAACCCACTGGGCCCCTGCAGCAACGGCACAGGCACCCTGGACCCTGAGGATCTGTCTGATGACATTGTGCCTTACCCCCGGAGGATCACCCTAATCAAGCAGTTGGCCCGTAGTGTAATTGTGGCCTGGGAGCCCCCCATGGTGACCATGGGCTGGGGAAACATCAGCTGCTACAACGTGCTGGTGGACGGCGAGGTGCGTGCCAGCGTGCCCTACGGGGGCAGGACCAAGTCTTTGTTGGAGAAGCTGGATCTGGACACGTATACGCACCGCGTGTCCGTGCAGAGTGTGACAGACAGGGGACTGTCGGACGAGCTACGCTGCACCCTGATGGTGGGAGCCAACGTGGTGGTGGCGCCGTACGGCCTGCGTGTGGACGACATCCTGCGCGACTCGGCCGAGCTCTCCTGGTTGCCCAGCAACAGTAACTATGGGCACACGGTGTTCCTGGATGGGGCGGAGCATGCGGTGGTGCGGCCGGGGAGGTACAGGCTGCGCTTCGTCAACCTCAAGGCCATGACGGTGTACAAGGTGAGGGTGGTGGCCCGGCCACACCAGGTGCCATGGCAACTGCtcatggagcagagggagaagaaGGAGACTGCTGTGGAGTTCTGCACACAAGCTGCTGGTGAGGCTGGGTGCTTCTTAAGGCTAACTGGTTCTTTTGTCCAACATATGTTATATGTTATTTTGTCCAATACATTGTTTTTCTGTcatctataatgtgttatggaaAGGTTGGATGAAAGTCCATTGGACTTTAGATATAGACCATTAAGATAGATAGATAACTCATGTCTTTACCCGTGCCATGTATGTCTGTTATGTTTTGTCCAGGTCCTGGACCATATTCCAGATCAGGTCAGAAGGAAGACCAGTTTTTTTATGGGAAAAGTAGGAAGTAGTTTTTGATTGGCATGGGTAACTGACACATTGAATGAAAAGAAGCTAACAGCACTTTTAAACCTAAGAAATGATTATGAGTAACTTTCTCAGCTTTTCCCTGCCATTGGCTTGATGCGAATATACATTTTAAATGAAGGGTACGTCCCAAATAGCcaactattccctatatagtacactagttttaaccagagccctggtcaaaagtagtagactatacagggaatatggtgccatttgggacacaaccctaaAGCTGCTGAAGTAACTCCCTCCCACTCGATCCTTAACTGAGATGACTACATCAGTATCCGTGTGCATTTCCCTCTGCCTGAGCTGTGACATCACTGTGACGTCCTGCATGGTGTACCCAGTGAACCAGGAGAGAACAGGCTGTACTCATTCAACTCACACTGACGCCTCTCACAcataagacacacacagacacaaacattgacagacacacagacagactataTAGACGGTCGGCCACACagacccatgcacacacacacgcccacacacacaaacatgcacacatgcatacacactaacacacacactcatgctttCAGGTGGCCTTGGGCCTCCTTTTGTGCCTTCTACTTTCAATATTTGCATCATGCAATACATGGCAAGCAACAGGGCAATGCTGCACATAAAACATTCCAAATAGCTTAGCTTATAAATGCTATATCAATAAATACACTTATATTCCAAAAAGCTTAGCTTATAAATACTTTATCGAGAAATGCACTTTTATTTGTTTGAGTGTCATTACAAGGAGTTTGATGTTAACCAGATAAGACGTTTCATGAATTTGGGAATCACTCTCAAAACAATCCACTCAAATTTGACCAGATATTGCATGACATTTAAATTATGATTTAATTGGTGTATACAACCAACATTGGGAAAGGGAACTGTTTTGTGTATCATAGACATGTCACAATCATGTAGTTCACAACAAAAAGAGATGGGATTAAACAAGTTAACAGCACTTGGTGTCTTATGAATGCTACACTCACCCCCACTCCCTCCCTGTTTGTGTATGTAAAACCTGTCGAGACAGTATCTAATATTTCATCCCCCCTCCAGGCCCCCCATTACCCCCTCAGGAGGTGCAGGTGCAGTGTGGCCAGGCCCCAGGGGTCCTGCAGGTGCGCTGGAAGCCCCCTGTCCTCTCACCCACCGGAACCTCCAATGGAGCCAGCGTCATCGGATATGCAGTCTGCACTAAAGGACAgagggtgagtgagagagtgggtgGTTGAGAGAGTGTGCACTGAAGGTCAGAGGGTGACTGAGGGAGTGTGCATTAAATGTCAGAGGGTGAGTGAGGGAGTGGGTGAGTATGTGCACTAAGGGACAGAGAGTGAGTCAGTAACTGTGCGCCAAATGACAGGTGAGTAAGGGAATACCCTAAGTGACAAAGAAGTGAGGGAGAAAGTATGCACTATGTGAGAGTGAGTGAACAACAGTGGCAGAGTACGTGACGTATGTGTGTAATCGTGTCATTGTTGTTGtgccactgatctacacacaaaaccccacaatgtcaaagtggaattatgttttaagaaatgtttacaaatgtaattaaaaatgaaaagctgaaatgtcttgagtcaataagcattCAAACCGTTTTGTTATGGCAAAACTAAATAAGGTAatacaaatgtgcttaacaagtcacataataagttgaatGGACTCTATGTGCAAtaatgtgcaataatagtgtttaacatgatttctgaatgactacctcatctctgtaccccacacatacaattatctgtaaagtccctcagttgagtagtgaatttcaagcacagaatcaaccacaaagaccagggaagatTTCCAATGCcacacaaagaagggcacctattggtagatgggtaaatacaaaaaagcagacactgaatagctctttgagcatggtgaagttaatatttacgctttgaatggtatagcaatacacccagtcactacaaatatacaggcatccatcctaactcagttgccggcgaggaaggaaaccgctcaatgatttcaccatgaggcgaaTGATGTCTTTAAATCAGTTacaaagtttaatggctgtgacaggaaaAACCTGAGTATGgattaacaacattgtagttactccacaatactaatgtaaatgacagaatgaaaaaaaagaaacctgtacagaataaagatattccaaaacatgcatcctgtttgtaattaggcactaaagtaatactgcaaaatatGCGGCAAAGAAATACACCTTTTGTCCTAAACAtaaagtattatgtttggggcaaatccaacacatcactgagtatcactcttcatattttcaaacatggtggtggctgtatcatgttatggatatgctcaTCATCGGCAAGGACAAGTGAGTTTTATTAGGGTAAAAATAAACTTAATAGTGCTAAGcacagaatttggcagtacgtccaaccggccgcacaaccgcagaccaactgtaaccacgccagcctgggacctccacatccagcttcttcacctgcaggatcatctaagactagccacccggacagctgatgaaacagaggaCTAGTTATTTCTGTAATAAAAAAacgtattctgattggctgggcctggctcccaagtggatgGGCCTATGGCAACCCATGGCAGCGCCCCTGCCCAGCAGTCGTGAAGttcatagattagtgcctaacaaatgtatttaaattgactgatttccttattgtaactgtaactcagtaacatctttgaaattgttgcatttatatttttgttcagtatatacaaaAATGTGGGTGTTATTTTATCTGTTTTTATTGCCAGCTTGCGTTACCTGGGGTgacagagttccatgtagtcaaggctctatttaatactgtcCGTTTCCCAGGCTCTGTTCTGGACCGGGGGACTGTGAGGgacctctggttgcatgtcttgtgtggTACTCTTGAGTATCCAAACTGTGGGCCAATTGCTTCAACAGACAGTTCAGTACCTTTAACACCTCGCAACAACACTTCgcacaaagaccaatagtgatgcagtcaatctctcctcaactttgagccGGGAGAGATTAATATGCATACCACTGACATTCACCCTCCATGTACACATCTATGTGCATGACATTCTGCTCTGTTCTCGACTAACAGCAATTCTCCAATGTTCTTATTTGCTGCACATGACCACAcaactgggcagtagtccagggGAGACAACCTGCCTGGTTGATTTAgatgtcaagaaagcagagcaaCGTCTTATCATGGATTGACTTCTTCCCATTGAGTCTTTATGTTTTGACAATGACAGCTTGCTATCAAGGGTTACACCCAGCAGTTTAGTCTTCTCAATTAATTGCCACATTATTCAGTAATAGATCTAGactatagtggagcaggttgagagcttcaagttccttggtgtccacatcaccaacaaactataatggtccaaacacactaagacggttgtgaagagggcacaacaaaacctattccccctcaggagactgaaaagatttggcatgagtcctcagatcctcaaaaggttctacagctgcacaatcgagagcatcctgactggttgcatcactgcctggtatggcaattgctccgcctccaaccgcaaggctctacagagggtagtgcgtacagcccagtacatcactgggaccaagcttcctgccaaccagtacttctataccaggcggtttcagaggaaggccctaaaaattgtcaaagactccagccaccctagtcacagactgttctctctgctaatgcatgacaagcggtaccggagcgccaagtctaggttcaagaggcttcttaacagcctctactcccaagtcataagactcctgaacagctaatcaaagggctacccagacccctcttttacgctgctgctactctgtttattatctatgcatagtccctttaactctacctacatgtgcatattacctcaattagcttgactaaccggtgccccgcacattgactctgtaccggtaccccctgaatatagcctcgctattgttacttttattttctatttttactaatcaatttttttacttaacagttatttttattaaaactgcattgttggttacttgaaaatggctgtctagtaatcaacaaccaacttgacagagcttgaagagtttaaaaaagaataatgggcaaaaattgtaccatccaggtgtgcaaaccccaaaagactcacagctgtaatcgctgcaaaagataattctaacatgtattgactcagggggttgaatacttatctaatgaagatatactgtattatattattTTCCTTtagtctttaaaaaaaagtttgaaTTTTCTTTCATTTTGACATTGGAGTAGATGGTAAAATTgtggaatgtggaaaaagtcaagatgtgtgaatactttctgaaggaacatataaacttaacatgtaaagttttggttccatgtttcatgagctgacattttccatactcacaaaatgcatatttttcaaaaatgttctgcacaaatttgtttacatccctgttcgtgagcatttctcctttgccaagataatacatccacctgacaggtgtggcatatcaagaagctgattaaatagtatgatcattacacaggtgccccttgtgctggggacactgAAAAGGACATGagcagttttgtcatacaacgcaacgccacagatgtctcaagttttgaaggagtgtgtgttgccagagaattgaatgttaatttgtcTACCATatgctgcctccaacgtcgtttttgagaatttggcagtacaaccaaacgtgtaaccacgccagcccaggacctccatatccggcttcttcacctgcaggatcgtttgaggggtgggtggggtggtggttctgaggagtatttctgtttgtaaaaaaaaaacttttctggGGAAaatctcattctgattggctgggcctggcttccaATTGGGTGGGCCTAAatccctccaaggcccacccatgctGCAccccttcccagtcatgtgaaatccataaattagggccaaattaattaatttaaattgactgatttcctcatatgaactttaactcagtaaaatctttgaaatagttgcatgttgtgtttatatttttgttcaggataCAAGGGCCTGTGAAAACCCTAGAaagcactctccctccctctgctggtGAAAAAAAATATTGACATCCTCCCTTTGTAGTCATGCACAGGGTCTGTGTTAGTTAAACTGTGTCTATAGTAGTGGATTTTGCTCTGAATTTAAGAGCAATAGAGGGTAAAGCAGTTGAAAGGAATGCAACAATTAATTCAATGTCAACGGTCTCCAACCAGAGTTATGTGTGTTGTGCTTCCTGTCAGATAGCGGAGGTGTTATACCCCCTGGCTGACTATGTAACAGTGGAGCTGAACAGGATCCAGTGTCTGGAGGCCAGGGAGGTCATCGTCAGGACGTTGTCAGCACAGGGAGAGTCCCAGGACTCCCAAGTCGCCCCCATTCCAAACAACCTACTGGTGCCTCTTCCTCACAATGCCCCCCTGCCCCCTCCGCACCTACACGCAGGGCCCCCTCCACCTCACCCCCATGCCCCCCCAACCCACCTCCAGTCACCTCACCTCCCCCACCCCCAACTACCCATGCCTCACCCCCAGCCTCTCTCACCCCTGCCTCACACACAACCCCTCCCTaaccaccctcctcaccctcaacCCCAGCCACACCTCCAACCCCTGCAACCTCATCCTGTCTCCCAGCCCCAGACTCACCAACAGCCTCACCCCCCTCACCCTGGTGGTCCTCCACAGCCACTGCACCTCCAGCCTCACCCACCTCACCCAATGCCCCAGCACCGCCTACCCCTGCTGCCTCATCCACCCCCCCAGCTCCACCAGAGACCAGTTAGTGCCAGAGACCTGGAACCGAAAGAGCAGGTGGCCCACCATGGGGGAATCCCCAGCCAGCCCTGGGACCCTACCTGCTCCCCCTCCGGCCAGCCTCCTCCTACCCCCATGCACGGACACACCCTGGAGGCGCCCCCCTCTGCTAACCTGCGCTCGCCCTCCCCCCAGAGGATCCTGCCCCAGCCCAGGGGCACCCCCATCCCAGACCAAATGGCCAAAGCCATCGCCCGCAAGGCAGCACAGAGGGTGGCTGCAGAGAGTGGCAGAGTGAGTCATTCATACATAAAATCAATCAATGATACCCTGGTTAGAGCTCTAGTCTGATCATTTTTCTGTTGAATTAAATTACACATATCTGCCTATTGGTTGGGTtagatggagaggagagtcaTCTACAATGAGCAGTGTCAGGCCTTCCACCAACAGaattcagacgaggaggaggaggatgaggaagggaaAGGTCGAAGCCGCAGGAGACAGGGGGCCTCAGTGGATGAGTTTCTCAGAGGGTCCGAGCTGGGCAGGCCGGTAAGACACAGAATAAAAAGGATCGAACATACTCGCATCTCCGTAGTTTTGTGCAGATGCTGTATATCTTGGTATGAtttcttatatgcatagtcactttaactatacattcatgtacatactacctaaattggcccgaccaaccagtgctcccgcacattggctaaccgggctatctgcattgtgtcccaccacccgccaacccctctttttacgcttctgctactctctgttcatcatatacgcatagtcactttaacgatacctacatgtacatactacctcaataagcctgactaacaggtgtctgtatatagccttgctactcttattttcaaatttctttttactgttgttttatttctttacttacctacacacacataccttttttccccgcaccattggttagagcctgtaagtaagcatatcactgtaaggtctacacctgttgtattcctcgcacgtgacaaataaactttgatttgatttcacatcttttgtgtgtgtgtgtgtgtgtgtgtgtgtgtgtgtgtgtgtgtgtgtgtgtgtgtgtgtgtgtgtgtgtgtgtgtgtgtgtgtgtgtgtgtgtgtgtgtgtgtgtgtgtgtgtgtgtgtgtgtgtgtgtgtttgcgtgtgtgtttgcgtatgtgtgtgtgtgtcaggcccaCTACAGCCACAGTGAGGAGTACCACAGTGACAGCAGCCGGGGCTCTGACCTTTCTGACATcatggaggaggatgaggaggagctcTACTCTGAGATGCAGCTGGAGGAGGGACGACGACGCAACTCCCACAATGCACTCAAGGTAGGAATAACAAAGCTCCTCAACGCTCAACATTgaaatgttacatttttaaaTTGAGTTTGGTTCTGATTACCACTCGTACAATGGAAACAAGCAAGCATGCAAACCCCTTTATTACTGTTGGATGATATGGCACGTGTCGAGCCATGTGTCTACAGTAGGACACTTTACTCTATCTTGTTTGATTGATTGACCTTCACATTCTCCTTTATTTGGAGCAATGACATGCACGAAAGTCATCTTTGCTAGTTGTGGGAATATTAACActgtttttgtgggatctttttAAGATTGGGAACACCCTCTCCGGGGGTCGGCTGGATCGGGAGACGGGGAGAAGAATGCCCCGAGACGGTCCACAGCCCCAGAGACGCCCTCTCATGGTGCCCTCCATTGGTCAGTAGGGTTACATAAACACAGAGAGGactctgggtattgtagtctttTTGTGCTTTGATGTTCTCCGTGCTCTAGTAGATATTCTGCTTCCTGTTTTAATCCTCCATGAGCTCCTCAGTTTCTACAGATCACCTCTGTGTCTTTGAACCATGTTCAGGCCTTCCCAGTACTGACAGCTTACTTATAGAGATCAATCAACACAGTATTATCAGCTACTAGAAAGTTCCGTGGCTGCTAGGGTGACAGTGGACACAGACACATTTATCACATTTCAATGAATATTCCAATTATAAAAAACTGCTTTTGATGTCTCTGTTTATGGCCAGCGATATGTTAGGATTATCAAGGTTATGACAGGAAGAGACCTTAGAATGAACCAACCAATGAGTGACCTCCGCGCTTTAACCACCACCATCTAATTGGTGTTTCCTGTAGAGATAACCACAGAGAGTAACAGTGATGGGAACCTCTCATCTGTCACGGAGGATGTTTACTATGGCAGTGTAGCACGGCACAGGACATGGTCGTCCCGCCGACACCCCACGGGCTCCAAGCCTTCCTATAATGGTACGTGCAGTGGTTTCTCCCTCGCTCCTCCGCCAAAGCACTGCCAAAATCCACCAGTGCTAGTGGAGAGAACAGTAGTGACATCAACGAGTGGCTTAACATGCCTCAGAACGCCTAGCATGATCCACTGCACTGCACCAAAATGGCGGCTCACTGAGCCACACTGGGCCCATGTTGGCCACCCAATGTTGCGGATTGGAATGACTGCTGCTCAGAGAAtgcttctcccctccctcccttgcaCTGAACTCCATCAGATGCCTGCtaaacccctctccctctcaatctAACCACCCCCACCACACCTTTACTGGGGTTACTATGCATGACTGGGTGGGAGGAGTCATGGTTGCTGAAGACACAATTATATAGCAATGCTGTCCTTGCTGAGCAAACTCAATGACTGTTGCAGAAAGTTATAgtgaaaatacatttttacatctTACATAGAGACAAACTCATTTGTTTGTTTGGGATTTCATATGTTTACTTTGCTGATGGCCTGGTCTTATTTTATCGTTTCTAAGCAAGGGGTCAACTGAAGGACAGAGAGCGAGTTGTCTTTGGACAAACTGTAGGCCCAGCGTACTTTAGAGGAGCCTAATACAATAGTCAGATCACTACCTCAGGGTTCAATAGTATGCATGCTTAACTCAGAGTCTTGTGGTCTATGTGCTCttttctgtgtgtgttgctgtgtgtcatTGTGTTTTTGTCTATGGTGTCTACCATGCTCTTGTAACCCATCACAACCGGCTTGCTATCCAATCTCCATCCATGTGTAACTGTAAAGTATGTAATGCCTGATAACGTCATAAGCTCATATGTGGTGTCAGATGGATATACATAACATGATATACTTTTGTGCTGATAATGGGACCAATTGATGGATTGACCACAGAATTCTGCTAGCATGCTACAAAATGAAGTGTTGGTTTTACGAAGCAAGCTCAATCCATTATGTAGTACTGCATGGTCACCTAAATGGTTTGGCTCTCTCACTTGTCAaacaacacacctgtctgtatatgcCTCTTCCCCTTATTCACTCCATGCACAATAGCATGCGTAACTTGCCTCACTACTACTCACTGGTGTTACTGAGTTGCCAAACTCAGTCAAAATATAGATTTGTGTTTCTCATGCTATATGAATCTATGAGTAATGTAATTTAATGTCAGAGTAACATAAAGCCATAGACTGTGACCCCATGAGATGCAGGTGgatgtgttcttctctctctctctctctcccgtgtttAAGAGGGATACAGGGACCGGGAACGCCGCTCCCCTCCTAACTACGATGAATCGGAACCAGAGGAATCCTTCCGGATTTTTGTGGCTCTGTTTGACTACGACCCCCTGTCCATGTCTCCCAACCCGGACGCAGCAGATGAGGAACTGCCCTTCAAAGAGGGCCAGATCATTAGGGTGGGTGTCACACACAGGGCTAGGTCATATGTTTTGAGATATTGTGCTTGTGTTTGAAAACATTGAGGTAAAACATAAAACAGCATTGAAAAGATcattttctttccctctctcgtcTCTTTTGTTGCGCTTTCTcactcttttcttctctctctctctgtctgtctgttccaggtATATGGTGATAAGGACACAGATGGTTTCTACCGAGGGGAGATCAGGGGAGGCAGGATGGGGCTCTTGCCCTGCAACATGGTGTCAGAGATCAGGGCTGAGGACGAGGAGACCATGGACCAGCTCATCAAGCAGGGCTTCCTCCCGCTCAACACACCAGTGGATAAAGTAGGAATAGGTAACCACAGATTTAGAATCAGTAGAACAGACATcctcattcaagtcaatgattccATAATAGAtggactggcagccattttgaCTGTACCCATTTATTATTTTTCTAggggtgtgtttgtaaattgcctccagtgtgtcagagtgtgcTCTGGGTTGTTTGTAAATTCCGAGCCTTTCACTCTCGGAGTAGATAGGAATTTACGAACTCACCCTATGAGGTGAGTCACTATGACTCAACACACATCTGTCACTATATCACCTCCTGGAGTGTCCTCTTGTTTCCTCTCACAGGGCAGGACAGACGAGGCTTCCGCCAGCACCAGGCCACCAGGAGGATGGTGGCCCTCTACGACTATGACCCCAGAGAGAGCTCCCCCAATGTGGATGTGGAGGTAttgccacacaaacacacaaaacacacagacaaacatactgacacTGCACATGTAACCAGATAGACAGACATCGTAAGGGTGTTAATGACATTTCTGTTTCTTGATAGGCTGAGCTGACCTTCTGTGCTGGTGACATCATCTCTGTATTTGGAGAGATTGATGAAGACGGGTTCTACTATGTGAGTATGCCTCTTTTCTTGGTTCCATGATGTGACTAACTTGTTTTATTACACAGGGCCATTCATAGGTTGTTAAAGTCTGGGATGTTTCAGTTATTCATTTTTCAAAGAAATGCCATTGAATGAACCTGGTTCATACACATATTATGTCCAGGAGAGGGCTCTTTCCCTGACCGCCAGAGTTCAGTGGGTCTAGCCATGGTTCTCATCCCCactgccccctcctctcctctctctgcagggtgaaATCAATGGCCACCGCGGCCTCGTCCCCTCTAATTTTCTAGAAGAAGTGCCTGACGACGTGGAGGTGTACCTGACGGACACTCCTTCTCACTATGCCCAGGACGAGCACGCCAACCGGGCAGAGGCCAAAAGGGTACATCGCCGCTCTCAGCGCTAGgccctct
The Salvelinus fontinalis isolate EN_2023a chromosome 10, ASM2944872v1, whole genome shotgun sequence DNA segment above includes these coding regions:
- the LOC129863878 gene encoding RIMS-binding protein 2-like isoform X2, producing MRGHRSSDIEELLRQSHSELLWIQRQLSIIAARNSHHLQVQGKLRHEVTPLHSTVLSSHNVSLFRLLEDRNRALKLEVATLRQEKQQYRTLKTKLQDALQEKNRLNLELSSLSLKVSKYDQVRSEYEQLRHTYSTVSQERDLAQEERKQLQGKLENLEQVLKHMREAAERRQQLEEEHEQALAVLTTKQQEIHLLQRIALSCEALTAFSSSCCAELTSVVVQPRLSILQAQVKAEKEHEGAVHLLEVKVRDLELKCRSQTEQFGQLSKDLEDFRLEADTVDILSTEPFSKHDVPFHPENKLSQILNGLAAQAGKGDEGSANTRLISKFLRPLQIGDRDRPELLCVNPSAVTTSCPSSPRRATPSEMEDEIRRAPRSKPRYTGAVRLCTARYSYNPYDGPNEHPEAELPLVAGKYLYVYGTMDDDGFYEGELLDGQRGLVPSNFVEFVQDKEKPSIQPGDTGEDLGSLDNTSLGLMGADGGPPQDGLLGSTNPLGPCSNGTGTLDPEDLSDDIVPYPRRITLIKQLARSVIVAWEPPMVTMGWGNISCYNVLVDGEVRASVPYGGRTKSLLEKLDLDTYTHRVSVQSVTDRGLSDELRCTLMVGANVVVAPYGLRVDDILRDSAELSWLPSNSNYGHTVFLDGAEHAVVRPGRYRLRFVNLKAMTVYKVRVVARPHQVPWQLLMEQREKKETAVEFCTQAAGPPLPPQEVQVQCGQAPGVLQVRWKPPVLSPTGTSNGASVIGYAVCTKGQRIAEVLYPLADYVTVELNRIQCLEAREVIVRTLSAQGESQDSQVAPIPNNLLVPLPHNAPLPPPHLHAGPPPPHPHAPPTHLQSPHLPHPQLPMPHPQPLSPLPHTQPLPNHPPHPQPQPHLQPLQPHPVSQPQTHQQPHPPHPGGPPQPLHLQPHPPHPMPQHRLPLLPHPPPQLHQRPVSARDLEPKEQVAHHGGIPSQPWDPTCSPSGQPPPTPMHGHTLEAPPSANLRSPSPQRILPQPRGTPIPDQMAKAIARKAAQRVAAESGRMERRVIYNEQCQAFHQQNSDEEEEDEEGKGRSRRRQGASVDEFLRGSELGRPAHYSHSEEYHSDSSRGSDLSDIMEEDEEELYSEMQLEEGRRRNSHNALKIGNTLSGGRLDRETGRRMPRDGPQPQRRPLMVPSIEITTESNSDGNLSSVTEDVYYGSVARHRTWSSRRHPTGSKPSYNEGYRDRERRSPPNYDESEPEESFRIFVALFDYDPLSMSPNPDAADEELPFKEGQIIRVYGDKDTDGFYRGEIRGGRMGLLPCNMVSEIRAEDEETMDQLIKQGFLPLNTPVDKVGIGQDRRGFRQHQATRRMVALYDYDPRESSPNVDVEAELTFCAGDIISVFGEIDEDGFYYGEINGHRGLVPSNFLEEVPDDVEVYLTDTPSHYAQDEHANRAEAKRVAMDTTESTAPPVRAASPTVRPLCPPGTMRPISPARGPRDPRDNKKKKGLLSKGKKLLKRISPVK
- the LOC129863878 gene encoding RIMS-binding protein 2-like isoform X8 is translated as MRGHRSSDIEELLRQSHSELLWIQRQLSIIAARNSHHLQVQGKLRHEVTPLHSTVLSSHNVSLFRLLEDRNRALKLEVATLRQEKQQYRTLKTKLQDALQEKNRLNLELSSLSLKVSKYDQVRSEYEQLRHTYSTVSQERDLAQEERKQLQGKLENLEQVLKHMREAAERRQQLEEEHEQALAVLTTKQQEIHLLQRAQVKAEKEHEGAVHLLEIGDRDRPELLCVNPSAVTTSCPSSPRRATPSEMEDEIRRAPRSKPRYTGAVRLCTARYSYNPYDGPNEHPEAELPLVAGKYLYVYGTMDDDGFYEGELLDGQRGLVPSNFVEFVQDKEKPSIQPGDTGEDLGSLDNTSLGLMGADGGPPQDGLLGSTNPLGPCSNGTGTLDPEDLSDDIVPYPRRITLIKQLARSVIVAWEPPMVTMGWGNISCYNVLVDGEVRASVPYGGRTKSLLEKLDLDTYTHRVSVQSVTDRGLSDELRCTLMVGANVVVAPYGLRVDDILRDSAELSWLPSNSNYGHTVFLDGAEHAVVRPGRYRLRFVNLKAMTVYKVRVVARPHQVPWQLLMEQREKKETAVEFCTQAAGPGPYSRSGPPLPPQEVQVQCGQAPGVLQVRWKPPVLSPTGTSNGASVIGYAVCTKGQRIAEVLYPLADYVTVELNRIQCLEAREVIVRTLSAQGESQDSQVAPIPNNLLVPLPHNAPLPPPHLHAGPPPPHPHAPPTHLQSPHLPHPQLPMPHPQPLSPLPHTQPLPNHPPHPQPQPHLQPLQPHPVSQPQTHQQPHPPHPGGPPQPLHLQPHPPHPMPQHRLPLLPHPPPQLHQRPVSARDLEPKEQVAHHGGIPSQPWDPTCSPSGQPPPTPMHGHTLEAPPSANLRSPSPQRILPQPRGTPIPDQMAKAIARKAAQRVAAESGRMERRVIYNEQCQAFHQQNSDEEEEDEEGKGRSRRRQGASVDEFLRGSELGRPAHYSHSEEYHSDSSRGSDLSDIMEEDEEELYSEMQLEEGRRRNSHNALKIGNTLSGGRLDRETGRRMPRDGPQPQRRPLMVPSIEITTESNSDGNLSSVTEDVYYGSVARHRTWSSRRHPTGSKPSYNEGYRDRERRSPPNYDESEPEESFRIFVALFDYDPLSMSPNPDAADEELPFKEGQIIRVYGDKDTDGFYRGEIRGGRMGLLPCNMVSEIRAEDEETMDQLIKQGFLPLNTPVDKVGIGQDRRGFRQHQATRRMVALYDYDPRESSPNVDVEAELTFCAGDIISVFGEIDEDGFYYGEINGHRGLVPSNFLEEVPDDVEVYLTDTPSHYAQDEHANRAEAKRVAMDTTESTAPPVRAASPTVRPLCPPGTMRPISPARGPRDPRDNKKKKGLLSKGKKLLKRISPVK